A portion of the Malania oleifera isolate guangnan ecotype guangnan chromosome 3, ASM2987363v1, whole genome shotgun sequence genome contains these proteins:
- the LOC131151064 gene encoding beta-D-xylosidase 1-like: MLVNNASAVPRLGIEAYEWWSEALHGVSDQGPGVHFGGAFPGATSFPLVITTAASFNASLWRQIGQVVSDEGRAMYNGGAAGLTYWSPNINVLRDPRWGRAEETPGEDPFVVGQFAVNYVKGLQSITQRKHLKVAACCKHYTAYDLDNWNGIDRFHFNAQVSEQDLEETFNVPFKACVEEGHVASIMCSYNQVNGKPSCADPNLRNIIRGQWHLNGYIVSDCDSVDVLYNDQHYTKTPEDAAALTIKSGLDLDCGYFLALHTGAAVQAGKLSEADVNLALTNLLTVQMRLGLFDGDPSTQTYGQLGPADVCSLAHQRLALEAAQQGIVLLKNLGKSLPLSTSLHRTVAVIGPNSDATLTMIGNYHGVPCAYTSPLQGISKYAKTVHQPGCFDGVFCNDNQFFESAEVAARHSDATILVMGHNQSIETESLDRTSLLLPGRQEELISRVAQSSKGPTILVLMSGGAIDVSFANKNPRISAILWAGFPGEVGGQAIADILFGTINPGGKLPMTWYPNSYLAKVPMTNMAMRANPSTGYPGRTHRFYKGPVVFPFGFGLSYTKFVHSVIEAPTTISIPISNFRALKNSTLQSNTIPITHVNCVKLSLGVHVEVQNTGSVDGSHTVLLFSTSPKGKETPIKQLVGFEKVHMAVGSYKHVKIDVDVCKHLSIVDEHGIRRVSLGKHTLHIGNLKHSISLQAS; the protein is encoded by the exons ATGCTGGTCAACAACGCCTCCGCCGTGCCCCGCCTCGGCATCGAGGCCTACGAGTGGTGGTCAGAGGCCCTCCACGGCGTCTCCGACCAGGGCCCCGGAGTCCACTTCGGCGGCGCCTTCCCTGGCGCCACCAGCTTCCCCCTCGTCATCACCACCGCCGCTTCCTTCAACGCCTCCCTGTGGCGCCAGATTGGACAG GTGGTGTCAGACGAAGGAAGAGCTATGTACAACGGAGGAGCTGCTGGGTTGACGTACTGGAGTCCGAACATCAATGTATTGAGGGATCCGAGATGGGGCCGAGCGGAGGAGACTCCCGGCGAGGACCCTTTTGTCGTCGGCCAGTTCGCCGTCAACTACGTCAAGGGACTCCAAAGCATCACCCAGCGCAAGCACCTTAAGGTCGCCGCTTGCTGTAAGCACTACACTGCTTATGACCTTGACAATTGGAATGGTATTGATCGATTCCACTTCAACGCCCAG GTAAGCGAGCAGGATTTAGAGGAAACTTTCAATGTGCCGTTTAAGGCATGTGTGGAGGAAGGTCATGTTGCTAGTATCATGTGTTCCTACAATCAAGTTAATGGAAAGCCCAGCTGTGCTGATCCCAACCTCCGCAATATTATTCGTGGTCAATGGCACCTTAATGG GTACATTGTGTCTGATTGTGACTCTGTTGATGTGTTATATAATGATCAACACTACACAAAAACACCTGAAGATGCAGCTGCTCTAACCATCAAATCAG GGTTGGATTTGGACTGTGGATATTTCCTAGCATTGCACACCGGGGCAGCCGTACAAGCCGGAAAATTAAGCGAAGCAGATGTTAACTTGGCCTTAACTAATTTGCTAACTGTCCAGATGAGGTTGGGATTGTTTGATGGTGATCCATCTACTCAAACTTATGGACAATTGGGCCCAGCAGATGTGTGCAGCCTAGCCCACCAACGCCTTGCCCTTGAGGCAGCCCAACAAGGCATCGTACTTCTTAAGAATCTTGGAAAATCACTGCCCTTGTCAACTTCGCTTCATCGAACCGTCGCAGTCATTGGGCCCAACTCCGACGCTACACTTACCATGATTGGAAACTATCACG GTGTGCCATGTGCTTACACAAGTCCTCTACAAGGGATTAGCAAGTACGCAAAGACTGTTCATCAACCGGGGTGCTTCGATGGTGTGTTCTGCAATGACAACCAGTTTTTTGAAAGCGCTGAGGTTGCAGCCCGACATTCTGATGCCACCATCTTAGTGATGGGCCATAACCAGTCCATTGAAACCGAGTCTCTAGATAGGACCTCATTGCTTTTACCTGGACGCCAAGAGGAGCTCATTTCAAGAGTGGCTCAAAGCTCAAAGGGCCCAACCATCTTGGTTTTGATGTCTGGTGGGGCTATTGATGTCTCCTTTGCCAATAAAAATCCTCGTATCTCTGCAATTCTATGGGCAGGGTTTCCAGGTGAAGTCGGCGGACAAGCCATCGCAGATATTTTGTTTGGAACAATCAATCCAG GTGGTAAGTTACCTATGACATGGTATCCCAATAGCTACTTGGCTAAGGTGCCAATGACCAACATGGCCATGCGAGCTAACCCATCGACGGGCTACCCAGGTCGGACCCACCGCTTTTACAAGGGCCCAGTAGTATTTCCATTTGGATTTGGATTGAGTTACACCAAATTTGTCCACTCGGTGATTGAAGCTCCAACAACAATTTCTATTCCCATTTCCAACTTTCGTGCCTTGAAAAACTCAACCCTACAGAGCAACACCATCCCAATCACCCATGTTAATTGTGTCAAACTCTCATTGGGTGTACATGTGGAAGTACAAAACACAGGCTCTGTAGATGGGTCCCACACCGTTCTACTGTTCTCCACATCACCAAAAGGAAAAGAGACTCCGATCAAGCAGTTAGTGGGGTTTGAGAAGGTCCACATGGCAGTCGGGTCTTATAAACATGTCAAAATTGATGTTGACGTGTGCAAACACCTTAGCATTGTGGATGAACATGGAATTCGAAGAGTTTCATTGGGCAAGCATACCCTTCACATTGGCAATCTTAAGCATTCCATTTCTCTCCAAGCAAGTTGA
- the LOC131151063 gene encoding probable beta-D-xylosidase 2: MLVDNASAVPRLGIEAYEWWSEALHGVSDTGPGVHFGGAFPGATSFPLVITTAASFNASLWRQIGQVVSDEGRAMFNGGAAGLTYWSPNINILRDPRWGRAEETPGEDPFVVGQFAVNYVKGLQSITQRNHLKVAACCKHYTAYDLENWNGIDRFHFNARVSEQDLEETFNVPFKACVEEGHVASVMCSFNQINGKPSCGDPNLRNIVRGQWHLNGYIVSDCDSVDVIYNDQHYTKTPEDAAALTIKSGLDLDCGYFLALHTGAAIEAGKLSEADVNWALTNLLTVQMRLGLFDGDPSTQTYGHLGPADVCSLAHQGLALEAAQQGIVLLKNIGKSLPLSTSHHRTVAVIGPNSDATLTMIGDYHGVPCAYTSPLQGISKYAKTVHQPGCFDGVFCNDDQFFKSAEVVARNSDATILVMGYNQSIETESIDRTSLLLPGRQEELISRVAQNSKGPTILVLMSGGPIDVSFAKKNPQVSAILWAGYPGQAGGQAIADILFGTVNPGGKLPMTWYPNSYLAKVPMTNMAMRANPSTGYPGRTHRFYKGPVVFLFGFGLSYTKFVHTMIEAPTTIYVPILKNSTQQSNTIPVTHANCNKLSLGVHVKVQNIGSVDGSHTVLLFSTSPKGKETPIKQLVGFEKVHMVVRSYERVKINVDVCKHLSIVDEQGIRRIPMGKHTLHIGNLKHSISLQAS; encoded by the exons ATGCTGGTCGACAACGCCTCCGCCGTGCCCCGCCTCGGCATCGAGGCCTACGAGTGGTGGTCAGAGGCCCTCCACGGCGTCTCCGACACGGGCCCCGGGGTCCACTTCGGCGGCGCCTTCCCTGGCGCCACCAGCTTCCCTCTTGTCATCACCACCGCCGCTTCCTTCAACGCCTCCCTGTGGCGCCAGATTGGACAG GTGGTGTCGGATGAAGGAAGAGCAATGTTCAATGGAGGAGCTGCTGGGTTGACATACTGGAGTCCGAACATCAATATATTGAGGGATCCGAGATGGGGCCGGGCGGAGGAGACTCCCGGCGAGGACCCTTTCGTCGTCGGCCAATTCGCCGTCAACTACGTCAAGGGACTCCAAAGCATCACCCAGCGCAACCACCTCAAGGTCGCCGCTTGTTGTAAGCACTACACTGCTTATGACCTTGAGAATTGGAATGGTATTGATCGATTCCACTTCAATGCCCGG GTAAGCGAGCAAGATTTGGAGGAAACTTTCAATGTGCCATTTAAGGCGTGTGTGGAAGAAGGCCATGTTGCCAGTGTCATGTGTTCCTTCAATCAAATTAATGGAAAACCCAGCTGTGGCGATCCCAACCTCCGCAACATTGTTCGTGGTCAATGGCATCTTAATGG GTACATTGTATCTGATTGTGACTCGGTTGATGTTATATATAATGATCAACACTACACAAAAACACCTGAAGATGCAGCTGCTCTAACCATCAAATCAG GGTTGGATTTGGACTGTGGATATTTCCTAGCATTGCACACGGGGGCAGCTATAGAGGCCGGAAAATTAAGCGAAGCAGATGTTAACTGGGCCTTAACTAATTTGCTAACTGTCCAGATGAGGTTGGGCTTGTTTGATGGTGATCCATCTACTCAAACTTATGGACACTTGGGCCCAGCAGATGTGTGCAGCCTAGCCCACCAAGGCCTTGCCCTTGAGGCAGCCCAACAAGGCATTGTCCTTCTTAAGAATATTGGAAAATCACTGCCCTTGTCAACTTCGCATCATCGAACTGTGGCAGTCATTGGACCCAACTCTGATGCTACACTTACCATGATTGGAGACTATCACG GTGTGCCATGTGCGTACACAAGTCCTCTACAAGGGATTAGCAAGTATGCAAAGACTGTTCATCAACCAGGGTGCTTTGATGGTGTGTTCTGCAATGACGACCAATTTTTCAAAAGCGCAGAGGTTGTAGCCCGAAATTCTGATGCCACCATCTTAGTGATGGGCTATAATCAATCCATTGAAACCGAGTCCATAGATCGGACCTCATTGCTCTTACCTGGACGCCAAGAGGAGCTCATTTCAAGAGTGGCTCAAAACTCAAAAGGTCCAACCATCTTGGTTTTGATGTCTGGTGGACCTATTGATGTCTCCTTCGCTAAGAAAAATCCTCAGGTCTCTGCAATTCTATGGGCAGGGTATCCAGGTCAAGCCGGTGGACAAGCAATTGCAGATATTTTGTTTGGAACAGTCAATCCAG GTGGTAAGTTGCCTATGACATGGTATCCCAACAGCTACTTGGCTAAGGTGCCAATGACCAACATGGCCATGCGAGCCAACCCATCAACCGGCTACCCAGGTCGGACCCACCGATTTTACAAGGGCCCAGTAGTATTTCTCTTTGGATTTGGATTGAGTTACACCAAATTTGTCCACACAATGATTGAAGCCCCAACAACAATTTATGTTCCCATTTTGAAAAACTCAACCCAACAGAGCAACACCATCCCGGTCACCCACGCCAATTGTAACAAACTCTCATTGGGTGTACATGTGAAAGTACAAAACATAGGCTCTGTAGATGGGTCCCACACCGTTCTATTGTTCTCCACATCACCAAAAGGAAAAGAGACTCCGATCAAGCAGTTAGTGGGGTTTGAAAAGGTCCACATGGTAGTCAGGTCTTATGAACGTGTCAAAATTAATGTTGATGTGTGCAAACATCTTAGCATTGTGGACGAACAAGGAATTCGAAGAATTCCAATGGGCAAGCATACCCTTCACATTGGTAATCTTAAGCATTCCATTTCTCTCCAAGCAAGTTGA